In one window of Planctomycetaceae bacterium DNA:
- a CDS encoding DUF1501 domain-containing protein, whose product MPSNTTRRDMLRSTACGFGSVALQAMLAGQTSQGASARPDASGTTSTAISGDTLLPKNPMFAPRAKRIIFIFMQGGPSQVDTFDYKPELFARDGQTIDFTGVRSGDFGKLTQRTLMKPMWDFAPHGQCGQMVSTLFPHIAGHVDDLCFLHGMHTEGVAHGPSTLFLHTGATNLVRPSMGAWLMYGLGTENQDLPGFVTLQPSDEKGGPRNYSNAFLPSVYQGTAIGRSWKPIDQMTIDHIRNPNLSAESSQTRFRLTQQLSQAQVNRRQVQDSQLESVIRSYELAFRMQTAAPVVMDMSGETSATLDLYGIGDKPTDEFGRQCLLARRLSESGVRFVQVNYADESPNPRWDQHSRMHKHADHALATDKPVAGLLTDLKQRGLLEDTIVWWGGEFGRTPFNQSNDGRDHNPRGFSVFIAGGGVKPGFAWGSTDEIGHNAVEGRVHMHDLHATLLHLLGLDHERLTYRYDGRDFRLTDLAGHIVHDIIA is encoded by the coding sequence ATGCCTTCGAACACAACCCGACGCGACATGCTCAGGTCAACGGCCTGCGGTTTTGGATCTGTGGCTCTTCAGGCGATGCTGGCCGGCCAAACGTCTCAGGGTGCCTCAGCGCGGCCTGATGCATCAGGTACCACATCAACGGCCATTTCCGGCGACACGCTGCTGCCAAAGAACCCGATGTTTGCCCCTCGGGCAAAACGGATCATCTTTATCTTTATGCAGGGTGGCCCCAGTCAGGTGGATACATTCGACTATAAGCCCGAGCTTTTTGCGAGGGACGGTCAGACCATCGATTTTACCGGTGTACGGTCGGGCGATTTTGGAAAACTGACCCAGCGAACGCTGATGAAGCCCATGTGGGATTTTGCACCCCATGGACAGTGCGGCCAGATGGTATCCACACTGTTTCCACATATTGCCGGACACGTCGACGACCTGTGCTTTCTTCATGGGATGCACACGGAGGGAGTCGCGCACGGTCCGTCTACGTTGTTTCTGCATACCGGCGCTACAAATCTGGTGCGTCCGTCGATGGGAGCCTGGCTGATGTACGGCCTGGGCACGGAAAATCAGGATCTGCCAGGATTCGTGACTCTGCAGCCATCAGACGAAAAAGGCGGCCCCCGAAACTATTCCAATGCGTTCCTTCCATCGGTGTATCAGGGAACAGCCATTGGTCGATCCTGGAAACCCATCGACCAGATGACGATTGATCATATCCGAAATCCAAACCTGTCTGCCGAATCATCGCAAACACGCTTCAGACTCACACAGCAGCTCAGCCAGGCTCAGGTGAATCGTCGCCAGGTGCAGGACAGTCAGCTGGAAAGTGTGATTCGCAGTTACGAACTCGCATTCCGTATGCAAACGGCTGCACCGGTGGTGATGGACATGAGTGGCGAAACCTCCGCAACGCTGGATCTGTATGGCATTGGAGACAAGCCGACGGACGAGTTCGGTCGACAGTGTTTACTGGCTCGCCGGCTGTCAGAATCCGGAGTCCGTTTCGTTCAGGTGAACTACGCAGACGAATCGCCAAATCCCCGATGGGACCAGCACTCCCGAATGCACAAGCATGCCGACCACGCACTGGCTACGGACAAACCAGTTGCAGGGCTGCTCACTGACCTGAAACAACGTGGTCTGCTGGAAGATACCATCGTTTGGTGGGGAGGCGAATTCGGGCGAACACCGTTCAATCAGAGCAATGACGGGCGTGATCATAACCCGCGGGGATTCAGCGTCTTCATTGCCGGCGGAGGCGTCAAGCCAGGATTTGCGTGGGGCAGCACGGACGAAATTGGGCACAATGCCGTCGAAGGAAGGGTGCACATGCACGACCTGCACGCAACATTACTGCACCTGCTGGGTCTTGACCACGAACGACTCACCTATCGATACGACGGCCGCGACTTCCGATTAACCGACCTGGCCGGGCACATCGTCCACGACATTATTGCATAG
- a CDS encoding DinB family protein produces MTQEAGSCGNEKESMNAAAAATIDSWIEVWRERLKKIPHDTAHRKHSADRWSISEVVGHLIDSACNNHQRFVRAQFRDSLVFPKYDQNQWANAGHYLHADWGNLIELWYFYNKQIAIIIRDMDAAKLQTPCTITPYDTCTLQFLVTDYADHMIHHLNKIDERLTRD; encoded by the coding sequence ATGACACAGGAAGCCGGCAGCTGCGGGAATGAAAAGGAATCGATGAACGCTGCTGCGGCAGCAACCATAGACTCCTGGATTGAAGTGTGGCGGGAAAGGCTGAAGAAGATTCCGCATGATACGGCCCATCGCAAGCATTCGGCCGACCGTTGGTCGATTTCAGAAGTTGTCGGGCACCTGATCGATTCGGCATGCAACAATCATCAGCGATTTGTTCGCGCTCAATTTCGTGACTCGCTGGTGTTCCCGAAATACGATCAGAATCAATGGGCAAACGCCGGGCATTATCTTCACGCCGACTGGGGGAACCTGATTGAGCTTTGGTACTTTTATAACAAGCAGATCGCAATCATCATTCGCGACATGGACGCAGCCAAACTTCAAACTCCCTGCACGATCACTCCTTACGACACGTGTACGCTGCAGTTTCTGGTGACTGACTACGCGGACCACATGATTCATCACCTGAACAAGATCGACGAACGACTGACACGGGATTAG